CGATCGGATACTTCTCCGACAGCTCGTGCCAGGGATTGCTCTCGACCTGCTTGAGGCCGAGCGAGATCCGGCGCGCGCCCGGATCGACGCCGAGCACCATCGTCTCGACGCCGTCGCCGACGTTGAGGATCTTCGACGGGTGCTTGACGCGCTTGCTCCACGACATCTCGCTGACGTGGATCAGCCCTTCGACGCCGGGCTCGAGCTCGACGAACGCGCCGTAGTCGGTCAGGCTGACCACCTTGCCCGACAGCCGCGCGCCGACCGGATAGCGCTCGATCACGTTCGACCACGGATCGTTGTGCAGCTGCTTGTGGCCGAGCGAGACGCGCTCGGTCGCCGGGTCGTACTTCAGGACGATGACGTCGATGTCCTGGTTGACCTGGAAGATCTCCGACGGATGGGTGACGCGGCCCCACGACATGTCGGTGATGTGGAGCAGGCCGTCGATGCCGCCGAGGTCGATGAACGCCCCGTAGTCGGTGATGTTCTTGACCACGCCGCGGAGGACCTTGCCCTCGGCCAGCGTGTCGAGCGTGTGCTTCTTCTTCTCGGCGTTCTCCTCCTCGAGGAGCACCTTGCGCGAGAGGACGATGTTGCCGCGCTTCTTGTTGACCTTGATGACGCGCATCCGCAGTTCCTGGCCGCGCAGGGCGTCGAGGTTCCTGACGGGACGGACGTCGATCTGCGAGCCGGGGAGGAACGCGCGGACGCCGATGTCAACCGCCAGGCCGCCCTTGATGCGCTCGATGACGCGGCCGATGACGACCTTGCGCTCGGTGTAGGCCTTCTCGACCTCGTCCCAGATCTTCATCTTCTCGGCTTTTTCGCGCGAGAGGACGACGTAGCCTTCGCGATCTTCGGTCCGCTCGAGCAGCACGTCGACGATGTCGCCGGCTTCGACGGTGATTT
This genomic window from Vicinamibacterales bacterium contains:
- a CDS encoding 30S ribosomal protein S1 gives rise to the protein MKALPRDDDAQVDPEEYKQLLNVYDNSFRNIAEGEVVKGTVLKVTASEVIVDVGYKSEGIIAIGEFLDEAGQITVEAGDIVDVLLERTEDREGYVVLSREKAEKMKIWDEVEKAYTERKVVIGRVIERIKGGLAVDIGVRAFLPGSQIDVRPVRNLDALRGQELRMRVIKVNKKRGNIVLSRKVLLEEENAEKKKHTLDTLAEGKVLRGVVKNITDYGAFIDLGGIDGLLHITDMSWGRVTHPSEIFQVNQDIDVIVLKYDPATERVSLGHKQLHNDPWSNVIERYPVGARLSGKVVSLTDYGAFVELEPGVEGLIHVSEMSWSKRVKHPSKILNVGDGVETMVLGVDPGARRISLGLKQVESNPWHELSEKYPIGTTITGKVRNLTEFGAFVEVEEGIDGLIHISDMSWSKRLKHPSEALKKGDTVEAMVLNIDAENQRLSLGLKQLQTDVWDEFFQQHHVGDTIEGKIARMTNFGAFVELVEGIEGLIHVSEFDDSHQKGKDGKLDLQVGESYQMKIIKLIPSERKIGLSIRALKNEEFRADWEAYSESSGRPEATLGDHFKHQQ